In Leptodesmis sichuanensis A121, the following are encoded in one genomic region:
- a CDS encoding universal stress protein, giving the protein MFSRILVAMDDSAEGDHIFEEALSIAKMTNARLMLMHVLSAAEVECLDVYGNALGRSPDRLNSRTEQWEVARQHCLENLRSRHVAMCDAGISADIGLPAGNPGYQICEMAQKWGADLILLGRRGLTEQEDYLINSVSNYVLHHAPCAILVIPSSTKMHPALSHNQFTAVS; this is encoded by the coding sequence ATGTTTAGCCGAATCTTAGTGGCTATGGATGACTCTGCCGAAGGCGACCATATCTTTGAGGAAGCTCTATCCATAGCAAAAATGACCAATGCTCGATTAATGCTGATGCATGTGCTGTCTGCTGCGGAGGTTGAGTGTTTAGATGTCTATGGAAATGCGCTGGGGCGATCGCCCGATCGTTTGAACAGTCGCACTGAACAGTGGGAAGTTGCCCGACAACATTGCCTGGAAAATTTGCGTTCTCGCCATGTGGCTATGTGCGATGCCGGAATTAGTGCTGACATTGGACTACCTGCGGGCAACCCCGGATACCAGATCTGTGAAATGGCCCAGAAGTGGGGAGCTGACCTGATTCTATTGGGCCGACGGGGTCTCACCGAACAGGAGGACTACCTGATCAATAGTGTCAGCAACTATGTGTTGCATCATGCCCCCTGTGCCATTCTGGTTATTCCCAGTAGTACCAAAATGCATCCTGCATTGTCTCATAATCAGTTCACTGCTGTTTCCTAG
- a CDS encoding hybrid sensor histidine kinase/response regulator encodes MNSALGMSTSPPSTPSQATSSSKGRPITVLLVDDQATMNEAIQCLLATENDITYHYCSTADQALTMAIEVAPTVILQDLIMPGADGMALVKQFRTQAATQDVPIIMFSTNDDPQTKAEAFAVGVNDYLVKLPDRIELLARIRYHSQAYLNRQAHTAALVVQEQAQELEQILQELRRTQAQLIQTEKLSSLGQMLAGIAHEINNPVNFIFGNLTYIENYVSDLMRLVHAYQGCYPEPGDEIQTLLEDMDYEFLTQDLEKILASTRLGVERIIQIILSLRNFSRQDQAEMRLSNLHEGIDSTLLILGHRIKQGIEIIKQYGELPPIECYPAQLNQVFMNILNNAIDALEENSTLANPQDSAPTGCGKQIFIQTQRQDENRVEVRIRDTGVGIPADILDQLFTPFFTTKPVGKGTGLGLSICQQIIKNHQGSLQVVSQPGQGTEFIIQLLIEH; translated from the coding sequence ATGAATTCAGCCTTAGGGATGTCTACTTCCCCCCCATCTACACCATCTCAGGCCACTTCCTCTAGCAAAGGCCGCCCCATTACCGTATTGCTGGTAGATGACCAGGCCACCATGAACGAGGCGATTCAGTGTTTGCTGGCAACAGAGAATGACATCACCTATCATTACTGTTCCACAGCAGATCAGGCACTCACTATGGCTATCGAAGTGGCCCCCACAGTGATTCTGCAAGATCTGATTATGCCCGGTGCAGATGGCATGGCCCTGGTGAAACAGTTCCGTACTCAGGCGGCAACTCAAGATGTCCCAATCATCATGTTTTCCACCAATGATGATCCTCAGACCAAGGCAGAAGCCTTTGCCGTGGGAGTGAATGATTATCTAGTGAAATTGCCCGATCGCATTGAATTGCTGGCTCGCATTCGCTATCACTCCCAGGCTTATCTCAATCGGCAGGCCCACACCGCCGCATTGGTAGTTCAAGAGCAAGCTCAAGAGTTAGAGCAAATACTGCAAGAACTGCGCCGCACCCAGGCCCAACTGATTCAAACGGAAAAGCTTTCCAGTCTGGGTCAGATGTTGGCCGGAATTGCCCATGAAATTAATAATCCTGTAAATTTTATTTTTGGCAACCTGACTTATATCGAGAATTACGTGAGTGATCTGATGCGGCTTGTTCACGCCTATCAGGGATGCTATCCAGAACCGGGAGATGAAATTCAAACCTTACTGGAAGATATGGATTACGAATTTCTGACCCAGGATCTGGAAAAAATTCTGGCCTCTACCCGGCTTGGAGTCGAACGAATTATTCAGATTATATTGTCTTTGCGGAATTTCTCCCGCCAGGATCAGGCAGAAATGAGGCTATCGAATCTTCATGAGGGCATTGATAGCACGCTGTTAATCCTGGGACACCGGATCAAGCAAGGAATAGAAATCATTAAGCAGTATGGCGAATTGCCTCCCATCGAGTGCTATCCGGCTCAGTTGAACCAGGTTTTTATGAATATTCTGAATAATGCGATCGATGCCCTGGAAGAAAATTCCACCTTAGCGAATCCTCAAGACTCCGCTCCCACTGGCTGCGGCAAACAAATTTTCATTCAAACCCAACGTCAGGATGAAAATAGAGTAGAAGTGAGAATTCGCGATACAGGTGTTGGGATTCCAGCCGATATTTTAGATCAATTATTCACCCCCTTCTTTACTACAAAACCCGTTGGGAAAGGGACGGGTTTAGGACTTTCGATTTGCCAGCAAATTATTAAAAATCATCAAGGCTCCCTGCAGGTTGTTTCACAACCAGGACAGGGGACTGAATTTATCATTCAATTACTGATCGAGCATTGA
- the trhO gene encoding oxygen-dependent tRNA uridine(34) hydroxylase TrhO has protein sequence MPLTVASFYKFVRLDNYADKREPILMFCRSHGIRGTILLAEEGINGTIAGSAEAIHAVLAFLKSDPRLADLEHKASLTDEFPFERLKVKLKKEIVTLGKPEADPHQQVGIYVSPQEWNQIISDPEVVLIDTRNDYEVSIGTFHKAINPKTKSFREFPNYVQQHLDPAKHKKVAMFCTGGIRCEKASSYMKSQGFQEVYHLKGGILKYLEEVPAAESLWQGECFVFDERISVQHALEPGSYEMCRSCGHPISEADKASSDYEEGISCPYCLDTLTPEKRSRQQERQRQLEYAKKRNK, from the coding sequence ATGCCTCTGACCGTCGCCAGTTTCTACAAGTTCGTTCGTTTGGACAACTACGCTGACAAGCGAGAGCCAATTCTGATGTTTTGTCGATCGCACGGCATAAGAGGAACAATTTTGCTGGCAGAGGAAGGAATAAACGGCACGATCGCTGGGTCTGCTGAGGCGATTCATGCTGTACTGGCCTTCCTGAAATCGGATCCACGCTTAGCTGATCTGGAACACAAGGCATCGCTAACAGACGAGTTTCCCTTTGAGCGGCTGAAAGTAAAGTTGAAAAAAGAGATTGTCACCCTGGGTAAGCCAGAAGCAGATCCCCATCAACAAGTGGGAATCTATGTCAGTCCGCAAGAGTGGAATCAAATTATTTCAGATCCAGAGGTCGTACTTATTGATACTCGTAACGACTACGAAGTGAGTATCGGCACATTTCATAAAGCAATTAATCCCAAGACCAAATCCTTTCGAGAGTTTCCGAACTACGTCCAACAGCATTTAGATCCTGCCAAACATAAAAAGGTCGCCATGTTTTGTACAGGTGGAATTCGCTGTGAAAAAGCCTCTTCTTACATGAAAAGTCAGGGCTTTCAAGAGGTCTATCACCTGAAGGGCGGCATCCTGAAATATCTGGAAGAAGTTCCTGCGGCAGAAAGCTTGTGGCAGGGGGAGTGTTTTGTTTTTGATGAACGAATTTCTGTGCAACACGCGCTGGAGCCAGGAAGTTACGAGATGTGCCGGAGTTGTGGACATCCCATTTCTGAAGCCGATAAAGCTTCTTCTGATTACGAGGAGGGAATTAGCTGCCCCTACTGTCTTGATACCCTCACGCCTGAGAAGCGATCTCGGCAGCAGGAACGCCAGCGGCAACTGGAATATGCAAAGAAACGCAACAAATAA